From a single Cytophagales bacterium WSM2-2 genomic region:
- a CDS encoding glycosyl transferase, with translation MKKVTIITVTFNSAATIRETIESVLSQDYPNIEYIIIDGLSVDGTQEIVKSYGSSIAHFISEKDKGLYDAMNKGIEIASGDVIGIINSDDLYAHPKIISNIVSVFEKDNVGIVYGDLIYFKTGMPDVPIRYYKGGVFSTRRVQYGLMPPHPTFFIHKNVYTKYGKFDLQFTLSADFDLILRFLGVHKVQFKYCPEVFVKMRTGGKSTSSLKRTLIMNREDLSSCQKNGIYVNPFKFYLKYPIKFFDFLN, from the coding sequence ATGAAAAAGGTAACCATCATTACAGTCACTTTCAACAGTGCCGCAACTATCCGAGAGACAATTGAATCTGTACTGTCTCAAGACTATCCAAATATCGAGTACATTATCATTGATGGTCTTTCTGTGGACGGTACCCAAGAAATTGTTAAGTCTTATGGCAGTAGCATCGCCCATTTTATATCCGAAAAGGACAAGGGGCTGTATGATGCTATGAATAAAGGTATTGAAATAGCTTCTGGAGATGTCATTGGGATAATTAACTCAGATGACCTATACGCACATCCAAAAATTATTTCAAATATTGTTAGTGTTTTTGAAAAAGATAACGTCGGTATCGTATATGGGGATTTGATTTATTTTAAAACGGGAATGCCTGATGTCCCTATCCGTTACTATAAAGGGGGGGTATTCTCCACGAGACGTGTACAGTATGGCTTGATGCCTCCACATCCCACTTTTTTCATACATAAAAATGTTTATACCAAATACGGCAAATTTGACCTTCAGTTTACCCTCAGTGCAGATTTTGATCTAATTTTAAGGTTTCTGGGCGTTCATAAGGTTCAGTTTAAATATTGCCCTGAAGTTTTCGTTAAAATGAGAACTGGTGGTAAAAGTACTAGTAGCTTGAAAAGAACATTAATTATGAATCGTGAAGACTTATCATCTTGCCAAAAGAATGGTATATATGTAAATCCCTTCAAGTTTTATTTAAAGTACCCTATTAAGTTTTTTGACTTTTTGAATTAA
- a CDS encoding N-acetyl-alpha-D-glucosaminyl-diphospho-ditrans, o ctacis-undecaprenol 4-epimerase has translation MAILLTGGSGFIGSHFHNQIPNQEIINLDLKNPSHNQRSLFVRGDIRIKEDIRKAVIGHNITSILSLAAKHHDFGIGHDEYFDTNEDGTKALCEVATEFSIKKIIFFSSVAVYGLRSEVSDERMSPEPDSPYGASKLAGEKVLEKWAAEDPDRKVLILRPALVYGPFNTANMYNLIRQIDSGLYFHLGKADNIKSIAYVENVVKATLFLSQKIESGVSIYNYSDEPQLTSRIIGETIASALGKKIRLTVPRNVGVAAGLPFDLMIKLTGKNLPISSARIKKLSTQTNHSAKKIFSNGFTPDFSTLAGLQKMVEWYKDTKGKKVLH, from the coding sequence ATGGCTATACTACTTACCGGCGGATCTGGCTTTATCGGAAGCCATTTTCACAATCAGATTCCGAATCAAGAGATAATCAATCTGGATCTCAAGAATCCTAGCCATAATCAGCGTTCACTATTTGTACGAGGAGACATTCGCATAAAAGAAGACATTAGGAAAGCGGTTATCGGCCATAATATTACAAGTATACTCTCTCTAGCCGCCAAACATCATGACTTCGGAATCGGTCATGATGAATATTTCGATACTAACGAGGATGGAACTAAAGCTCTTTGCGAAGTTGCCACCGAATTTAGCATCAAAAAAATTATTTTTTTTTCATCAGTGGCTGTCTACGGTCTTCGCTCAGAAGTTAGTGATGAGCGTATGTCCCCTGAACCAGATTCCCCTTACGGGGCATCCAAACTGGCAGGAGAAAAGGTACTGGAAAAATGGGCTGCTGAAGACCCTGACCGGAAAGTCCTCATTCTTCGACCTGCACTTGTTTATGGGCCGTTTAACACGGCTAATATGTACAATTTGATTCGGCAGATTGATTCAGGCCTTTATTTTCATTTAGGTAAAGCTGACAACATCAAATCAATTGCTTATGTAGAAAACGTAGTAAAGGCTACATTATTTCTAAGTCAAAAAATTGAATCTGGTGTTTCTATTTACAACTATTCCGATGAACCCCAACTTACATCACGAATTATCGGAGAAACAATCGCTTCTGCGTTGGGCAAAAAAATAAGATTAACAGTACCTCGAAACGTTGGAGTTGCAGCAGGCCTACCGTTTGACCTTATGATTAAACTTACGGGAAAAAATCTCCCAATCTCATCAGCACGAATAAAAAAATTAAGTACACAAACCAATCACTCCGCAAAAAAAATATTCTCTAACGGATTTACCCCTGATTTTAGTACTCTTGCTGGTCTTCAAAAAATGGTAGAATGGTACAAAGATACAAAGGGAAAAAAGGTGCTACACTGA
- the perA gene encoding GDP-perosamine synthase → MNVLVNEPLLDGNEKKYLNECIDTGWISSEGPFIKRFEETLANYFDRKFAIAVSNGTVAIDIAIDALELKSGDEIILPSFTIISCISGLIRKGCVPVFIDQDAETWNMDVRQIKSKITSKTKAIMVVHIYGLPVDMTPVLEIAKQHNLLIIEDSAEMHGQTYNGRKCGSFGDISTLSFYPNKHITTGEGGMVLTDDAQLAERCRSLRNLCFVPERRFVHYELGYNARMTNLQAAVGLAQFERIEQFIVKKRWIGSTYQSLLKGIDGIRLPLQKTEYADNIYWVFGVTLDENLPDASDVMKKLAELGVGTRPFFWGLHEQPVLKKYGLDTAQNLPVCEYLSRKGFYLPSGLALKESQIIYCAEMLKKVMKTI, encoded by the coding sequence ATGAACGTACTGGTGAATGAGCCCTTATTGGATGGAAATGAGAAAAAATATCTTAACGAATGCATAGATACTGGCTGGATTTCATCTGAGGGCCCTTTTATTAAGAGATTCGAAGAGACACTTGCCAACTATTTTGATCGCAAATTTGCAATTGCCGTAAGCAATGGTACTGTTGCCATCGACATTGCAATTGATGCTCTCGAATTGAAAAGTGGTGATGAAATCATACTTCCTTCATTCACGATTATTTCATGTATTTCTGGTTTGATTAGAAAAGGATGTGTGCCTGTTTTTATTGATCAAGATGCAGAGACATGGAACATGGATGTCCGGCAGATCAAATCAAAAATTACGTCAAAAACGAAGGCGATAATGGTCGTACACATTTATGGCCTTCCGGTAGATATGACGCCCGTGCTTGAGATTGCAAAACAGCATAATCTTCTGATTATAGAAGACTCTGCCGAGATGCATGGTCAAACTTATAACGGACGAAAGTGTGGAAGCTTTGGAGACATTTCTACACTCAGTTTTTATCCAAACAAGCACATTACTACCGGCGAGGGGGGTATGGTTTTAACTGATGATGCACAGTTAGCTGAACGCTGCCGTTCGCTTAGAAACCTTTGCTTCGTTCCTGAAAGAAGATTCGTCCACTATGAACTTGGCTATAACGCTCGAATGACAAATTTGCAAGCTGCCGTTGGATTGGCCCAGTTTGAACGAATAGAACAATTCATCGTGAAAAAAAGATGGATCGGCTCGACTTATCAAAGTTTGCTTAAAGGTATCGATGGAATAAGATTGCCTCTTCAAAAAACGGAATACGCTGATAATATCTATTGGGTCTTTGGTGTTACTTTGGATGAGAACCTTCCGGACGCCTCTGATGTGATGAAAAAACTCGCAGAACTCGGTGTAGGTACCAGACCTTTCTTTTGGGGTCTCCATGAGCAGCCCGTTCTAAAAAAATATGGACTTGATACAGCGCAAAATCTCCCGGTTTGCGAATATTTATCCAGGAAAGGTTTTTACTTGCCAAGCGGGCTCGCGCTGAAGGAAAGTCAAATAATTTATTGTGCCGAGATGTTAAAAAAAGTCATGAAAACCATATAG
- a CDS encoding SAM-dependent methyltransferase, whose amino-acid sequence MAHFVDYSKYYNLLYKDKNYLQEVEYIHSLIKEFDVKGCHLLDIGCGTGSHAMEMSSRGFHVHGMDLSNQMLDIARNRNIPNAVFSRGDIRNFRLDKKFDIVTSLFHVISYQTSNEDVKASFKNISDHLKEDGVFIFDCWYGPAVLYDLPGTRVRKMEDEHLRVIRVSESSIDFNRSIVDVFFEVNAYDKTSREFSIVTEKHPMRYFFLNEIDLFAECCDLSVVKSYAWLTQSLPTRNSWYITVICKRKL is encoded by the coding sequence ATGGCACATTTTGTTGATTATTCAAAGTATTATAATCTGCTCTACAAGGATAAAAACTACTTACAAGAAGTTGAGTATATCCATTCATTGATTAAAGAGTTTGATGTCAAGGGCTGTCATTTACTCGACATTGGATGTGGAACCGGCAGCCATGCAATGGAAATGTCCTCTAGAGGATTTCATGTGCATGGAATGGACTTAAGCAATCAGATGCTTGATATTGCCAGAAATAGGAATATCCCTAATGCTGTTTTTAGCCGAGGGGATATTCGCAACTTCAGACTTGACAAAAAGTTTGACATTGTCACATCGTTATTTCACGTTATTTCTTATCAAACTTCTAATGAGGATGTAAAAGCTTCTTTCAAAAACATAAGCGATCATTTAAAAGAAGACGGTGTTTTTATTTTCGATTGCTGGTATGGACCAGCGGTTCTATATGATCTTCCAGGTACACGAGTCCGAAAAATGGAGGACGAACACCTTCGCGTTATTCGGGTCTCAGAGTCATCAATTGACTTTAATCGATCTATTGTAGACGTGTTTTTCGAAGTAAATGCTTATGATAAAACGTCACGAGAATTTAGTATAGTCACTGAAAAACACCCTATGCGGTATTTCTTCCTCAATGAGATTGATCTCTTTGCTGAATGTTGCGATCTGAGTGTTGTAAAAAGCTATGCTTGGCTAACCCAAAGTTTACCAACTAGAAATTCCTGGTATATAACTGTAATATGTAAAAGAAAGTTGTGA
- a CDS encoding glycosyl transferase — protein MPKISAIIITYNEEKSISRCIDSLAQVADEIVVVDSFSKDFTKKICEEKGVRFIEHPFNGHIEQKNFALTQTKYDYVISLDADEYLSTELIQSILVVKETWPFEAYRMNRLSTYGNKWIRRGNWYPDKKIRLWNKNIGMWGGKNPHDQVILNRDVKFMHLKGDILHQAYEDCYEAIQKIQTYSDIYSKQNAGSESSSVAKILFRASFAFFKSYIIKRGIFDGFEGLMVAMAESNHTFYKYAKLYEANKRIEAEGLKKQ, from the coding sequence ATGCCAAAAATTAGCGCCATCATCATTACTTACAACGAGGAAAAAAGTATCTCCAGATGCATTGACTCATTGGCACAAGTGGCAGATGAAATCGTAGTAGTAGATTCATTTTCTAAAGATTTTACCAAAAAGATATGTGAGGAAAAAGGCGTCCGGTTCATTGAACATCCCTTCAACGGTCATATTGAGCAGAAAAACTTCGCCTTAACCCAAACCAAATACGACTACGTAATTTCCCTGGATGCCGATGAGTACTTATCAACCGAGCTTATCCAGTCCATCCTTGTTGTGAAGGAGACCTGGCCCTTTGAGGCTTACCGGATGAATCGGCTTTCGACCTACGGAAACAAGTGGATTCGGAGAGGAAACTGGTACCCTGACAAAAAAATTAGGTTGTGGAATAAAAATATAGGTATGTGGGGCGGAAAAAATCCACATGATCAAGTGATCCTGAATCGTGATGTAAAGTTCATGCATCTCAAAGGAGATATCTTGCACCAGGCTTACGAAGATTGTTACGAGGCCATTCAGAAAATCCAGACTTATTCTGACATCTATTCGAAACAGAATGCAGGAAGTGAATCAAGTTCCGTAGCAAAAATCCTGTTTCGCGCCAGCTTTGCCTTTTTTAAGAGCTACATCATCAAACGGGGTATTTTTGACGGTTTCGAAGGGTTAATGGTAGCTATGGCTGAATCCAACCATACCTTTTATAAGTATGCCAAGTTGTACGAAGCCAATAAAAGGATTGAGGCTGAGGGCCTCAAAAAACAATAA
- a CDS encoding exonuclease, whose translation MYAIVDIETTGGHAASHRITEIAIYHHDGFKITDHYKSLINPGRTIPYFITGLTGINYEMVKEAPAFLDIAKEVYGWLEGRVFVAHNAHFDYSFLKKEFEDAGIAWNSKKLCTVRLSRKIIPGLHSYGLGRLAESLGIKIPDRHRAGGDAFATAKIFDLLLKRDNSGVIEKALKRNSGEAILPPNLSKEEYEALPAKTGVYYFLDAFSQVIYVGKAINIKKRIAGHFSGDAREWNRSNIRNEIHHVTYELTGTELIALIFESQEIRRLWPRYNLAQKFRNEEWGIFDYEDRNGYLRFCVNVVSKGSQPLISFSSKGDAWNFWWEKVREFELCPKLSGLQLSKGLCFSHQSGTCKGACQGVETVKRYNKRAQGAVDSFHQQGDSLAIIGKGRNAGENSVVLLDSGTYIGFGFFEKHEQIVDFQSARNFVKPGKESRTVQNLVNSFLVNPKGAEIIVF comes from the coding sequence GTGTACGCCATTGTTGATATCGAGACGACCGGAGGTCATGCGGCAAGCCACCGAATTACAGAGATAGCCATCTACCATCACGATGGCTTCAAGATCACAGATCACTATAAGTCATTAATCAACCCCGGGAGGACGATTCCCTATTTCATCACAGGGCTTACCGGTATTAATTATGAAATGGTCAAAGAAGCTCCGGCCTTTCTAGATATTGCAAAGGAAGTTTACGGCTGGCTGGAAGGCCGCGTGTTTGTAGCGCATAACGCTCACTTTGATTACAGTTTTTTGAAGAAGGAATTTGAAGATGCAGGAATAGCCTGGAATTCAAAAAAACTGTGCACAGTAAGACTCTCACGCAAAATTATCCCTGGTCTTCATTCCTATGGTTTGGGACGCCTGGCCGAAAGCCTGGGCATCAAGATACCTGACCGGCACCGGGCCGGAGGTGATGCTTTTGCTACCGCTAAGATTTTTGATTTGCTGCTCAAGCGCGATAACTCCGGGGTGATTGAGAAAGCTCTCAAAAGAAATTCAGGCGAGGCGATCCTGCCGCCCAATCTTTCAAAGGAGGAGTATGAAGCGCTTCCTGCGAAAACGGGAGTTTACTATTTCCTCGATGCTTTCAGCCAGGTGATTTATGTTGGAAAGGCGATCAACATTAAGAAAAGGATTGCCGGACATTTTAGCGGTGATGCTCGTGAATGGAACAGGTCGAACATACGAAACGAGATTCATCACGTTACTTATGAACTTACCGGCACTGAATTGATTGCTCTTATTTTCGAATCACAGGAAATTCGCAGGCTTTGGCCACGGTATAATCTAGCGCAAAAATTCAGAAATGAAGAGTGGGGAATCTTCGATTATGAAGACCGCAACGGCTACCTCCGTTTTTGCGTGAATGTTGTCAGCAAGGGATCTCAGCCATTGATTTCTTTCAGCTCGAAAGGGGATGCCTGGAATTTCTGGTGGGAGAAGGTGCGAGAGTTCGAACTCTGCCCTAAATTAAGTGGTCTTCAACTTTCAAAAGGGCTTTGTTTCAGCCATCAGTCGGGTACTTGTAAAGGTGCCTGCCAGGGAGTAGAGACAGTTAAAAGATACAATAAACGTGCCCAGGGTGCTGTTGACTCATTTCATCAGCAAGGGGACTCACTGGCGATTATTGGCAAAGGAAGAAATGCAGGTGAAAACTCGGTAGTCTTACTGGACAGCGGTACTTATATCGGTTTTGGCTTTTTTGAAAAGCACGAGCAAATAGTGGATTTTCAGTCGGCAAGAAATTTTGTAAAACCCGGGAAGGAGAGTCGCACTGTTCAGAACCTGGTCAACTCATTTTTGGTGAATCCCAAAGGGGCGGAGATTATTGTTTTTTGA
- a CDS encoding undecaprenyl-phosphate alpha-N-acetylglucosaminyl 1-phosphate transferase, with protein sequence MAVNLAACITSFLVSFLILPLIIKYSFKKNLVDIPGGRKIHKKVTPSLGGIAIFAGFIVASLIWLDFDQWQTTRYTMASIFIIFLIGVRDDLVPFRASHKLLGQIVAVIILMFSTIRIHSLYGFLGVTEIPTILSYLITAFTIIVITNAFNLIDGLDGLAGSVGLISLLVFGIWFYWVEDYVFSLFSFAMAGGILSFLVFNWEPSEIFMGDTGAMIIGMLLAILVIRFMNLNYDLVSNHPAKFSASITSAGCFIIIPLCDTLRIIILRLYKGQSPFTPDKSHIHHAIMRLGMTHSKTAIILAIVNISYVALAILFKAYDDNYLLAGIVIFSGALSFFLDRLILKKLSGKQA encoded by the coding sequence ATGGCCGTCAATTTGGCTGCTTGTATCACCTCTTTTCTCGTCTCTTTTTTGATACTTCCACTCATCATTAAATACTCTTTTAAAAAGAATCTAGTTGACATTCCCGGAGGACGAAAAATTCATAAAAAAGTAACCCCTTCCTTAGGGGGAATTGCAATTTTTGCAGGGTTTATTGTAGCCAGTTTGATATGGCTTGATTTTGATCAGTGGCAAACAACACGCTACACCATGGCAAGTATTTTTATTATTTTTTTAATTGGTGTGCGTGATGATTTAGTTCCATTTCGGGCTTCACACAAGCTATTAGGGCAAATTGTTGCAGTAATAATACTTATGTTTTCCACAATCCGTATCCATTCACTTTACGGTTTCTTAGGAGTAACAGAAATTCCAACAATCTTGAGTTATTTGATTACTGCCTTTACCATTATTGTCATTACAAACGCGTTCAATCTCATTGATGGATTGGATGGATTGGCTGGCAGTGTTGGATTAATTTCGCTTTTGGTATTTGGAATCTGGTTTTATTGGGTTGAAGATTACGTGTTTTCACTTTTCAGTTTTGCAATGGCAGGTGGTATTTTGTCCTTCTTAGTTTTTAATTGGGAGCCCTCTGAAATCTTTATGGGTGATACTGGTGCTATGATTATTGGTATGCTGCTGGCTATATTAGTTATTAGATTTATGAATTTGAATTATGACTTGGTCAGCAATCACCCCGCAAAATTCTCTGCCAGTATTACCTCTGCCGGTTGCTTTATTATTATTCCACTGTGCGATACTCTTCGGATTATAATTCTGAGGCTGTATAAAGGTCAGTCGCCATTCACTCCTGACAAAAGTCACATTCATCATGCTATCATGAGATTAGGCATGACTCACTCAAAAACCGCTATAATTTTAGCCATAGTGAACATATCCTATGTCGCTCTGGCAATTTTATTTAAGGCCTATGATGATAATTATTTACTTGCCGGGATCGTCATTTTTTCGGGTGCCTTAAGCTTTTTCTTAGATCGTCTGATTTTAAAAAAATTATCTGGGAAACAAGCATGA